In a single window of the Thermus amyloliquefaciens genome:
- a CDS encoding 2-oxoacid:acceptor oxidoreductase subunit alpha, with protein MEEFTWRVGGPQGGGIETAATLFARAVGKGGWWVATKREYHSNIMGRHSYLDVRLSRKPVAAFREKVDMLVALDGETLARHLDEVQPNGALLYDPRVLDLTVHKLPMLDHRVAEALSERFGKPDPSLRDILAAYVDLGVQPLPYPFEEVADRIGAELGIPSLQARRTLNTIAVAASLHFLGFPLEPLLEALALQFRGKVLELNQAVARAVYREEVPKLAAQLHLNGYEPGRVYLTGAQAAALGKLAGGLRFQTYYPISPATDESTYLEAHTAFQGADVAVVQTEDEIAAVTMAVGAALTGAKAATATSGPGFSLMAEGMGFAGMIEAPLVVTLYQRGGPSTGLPTRTEQGDLMFALRGGHGEYPRLVLASGDILDAFLDAQKALAWAWRYQTVVVHLLDKFLASMAQSLPKEALRVLGLDGEKRLTPREEGFGPYERYAPSEDGISPFIPLGTPGGFYWMTSDEHDLEGHITEDIALREYQMEKRMQKLQTARKEIPLEDQYTLFRDGEILVLGWGTVKGTLLEALDHLPGVGYLHLRLLWPFPEIAHLLEGKRLVTVEHNYSGQLADLVQQETLKRIHHRIVKYNGRPITLDEAVEALRRVASKEAPERLVLRKGV; from the coding sequence ATGGAAGAGTTCACTTGGCGCGTGGGCGGCCCCCAAGGGGGTGGGATAGAGACGGCGGCCACCCTGTTTGCCCGGGCGGTGGGCAAGGGCGGCTGGTGGGTGGCCACCAAGCGGGAGTACCACTCCAACATCATGGGGCGGCACTCCTACTTGGATGTGCGCCTTTCGCGAAAACCGGTGGCGGCCTTCCGGGAGAAGGTGGACATGCTGGTGGCCCTGGACGGGGAGACCCTGGCCCGGCACCTGGACGAGGTCCAGCCTAATGGGGCGCTTCTTTACGATCCCCGGGTTTTGGACCTCACGGTGCACAAGCTTCCCATGCTGGACCACCGGGTGGCGGAGGCCCTTTCGGAGCGCTTCGGCAAGCCGGATCCCAGCCTGAGGGATATCCTTGCGGCCTACGTGGACTTGGGGGTCCAGCCCCTGCCTTACCCCTTTGAGGAGGTGGCGGACCGGATTGGGGCGGAGCTGGGCATACCTTCCCTGCAGGCCCGGCGCACCCTGAACACCATCGCCGTGGCGGCGAGCCTCCACTTCCTGGGGTTTCCCTTGGAGCCCTTGCTGGAGGCCCTGGCCCTGCAGTTTAGGGGCAAGGTGCTGGAGCTGAACCAGGCGGTGGCCAGGGCCGTCTACCGGGAGGAGGTGCCCAAGCTGGCCGCCCAGCTCCACCTGAACGGCTACGAGCCCGGGCGGGTCTACCTCACCGGGGCCCAGGCCGCGGCCTTGGGGAAGCTGGCCGGGGGGCTTCGCTTCCAGACCTACTACCCCATAAGCCCCGCCACGGACGAGTCCACCTACCTCGAGGCCCACACCGCCTTCCAGGGGGCGGACGTGGCCGTGGTCCAGACCGAGGACGAGATCGCCGCGGTGACCATGGCCGTGGGGGCGGCCCTCACCGGGGCCAAGGCCGCCACCGCCACCAGCGGCCCCGGCTTCAGCCTCATGGCCGAGGGCATGGGCTTTGCCGGCATGATCGAGGCCCCCTTGGTGGTGACCCTCTACCAGCGGGGTGGGCCCTCCACCGGCCTTCCCACCCGCACGGAGCAGGGGGACCTGATGTTCGCCCTAAGGGGCGGGCACGGGGAGTACCCCCGCTTGGTCCTGGCCTCCGGGGACATCCTGGACGCCTTCCTGGACGCCCAGAAGGCCCTGGCCTGGGCCTGGCGCTACCAGACGGTGGTGGTGCACCTTCTGGACAAGTTCCTGGCCTCCATGGCCCAAAGCCTTCCCAAGGAGGCCCTTAGGGTGCTCGGGCTGGACGGGGAGAAGCGCCTCACGCCCCGGGAGGAGGGGTTTGGACCCTACGAGCGCTACGCGCCCTCGGAGGACGGCATCTCCCCCTTCATCCCCTTGGGGACCCCGGGGGGCTTCTACTGGATGACCTCGGACGAGCACGACCTCGAGGGCCACATCACCGAGGACATCGCCTTGCGGGAGTACCAGATGGAGAAGCGCATGCAAAAGCTCCAGACCGCCCGCAAGGAGATCCCTCTGGAGGACCAGTACACCCTCTTTCGCGATGGCGAGATCCTGGTCCTGGGCTGGGGCACGGTGAAGGGCACCCTCCTGGAGGCCCTGGACCACCTGCCGGGGGTGGGGTATCTGCACCTCAGGCTCCTTTGGCCCTTCCCCGAGATCGCCCACCTCCTCGAGGGGAAGAGGCTGGTCACGGTGGAGCACAACTACTCGGGGCAGCTTGCCGACCTGGTGCAGCAGGAAACCCTGAAGCGGATCCATCACCGCATCGTGAAGTACAA